The Paenibacillus mucilaginosus 3016 genome includes the window CGAGCAGCGGCTTCCCGGAAGCGCTCTTCGAACCGGCGACCGCCCAGCCGTTGCTGCTCGGATTCTCGTGCACGGCCATGGAGGGAAGCGACTCCAGGGTATGGAGCAGCTCCAGATGGGCCGCCAGCAGCGGTGCGTCAGCGCCGGACGCGGAAACGCCCGCACTGACGCCGGATCCGGTATGCCCGCCTGAAGAGGCTCCCGGTGCGCCTGCCGGCGCTGCCGCAACGAACGGATACTGACGGTTCGGCGGCAGGACCGGCATCAGCTCCATGGTCCGCTCGTAACCGAGCGTCTCCGACCAGATCGCATAATAGACCGGCAGCTTGCTGAAAGACATCATCTGTGAGAGCAGATTCGTCAGCAGCAGCGTATCCTGCCCCTTCCACGGCTCCGGCTCATAGCCCATGAGCTTGAAGAGCGAGGGCAGCGTTCCGGAAGCCTTTTGCTCCCGGATCACTTCGTTGACCCCCTCCGCATAAGCCTCCAGAATCTGCCGGGTCTCGCTGTCCGGCTTCAGTCCGTTCCACGCCTGCTCCGCGTGGCGGGCAAGGCCGAGCTGCCGCTGGAAGGTGTCCGAGGCCAGGGCGGACCGTCCGGTGACCTCGGCCAGCCTACCGCCCGCCTGCCTCCGCATCAGGTCCATCTGATGCAGCCGGAAGGAGGCGTGCAGGTACCCGACCGCCATCCAGGCGTCACGGTCCGTCTCCGCCTTCACGTGCGGTGTCCCGTCCGCCTCGAAGGCAATCCGGACTCCGCCGCCCAGTCCCTCCAGGGTCCGGTTACGGCCCTCCGCCTCCCGTGCGTCCGCCCGAAGATCGGTCCAAATTCCATCGAACGGGTGAAACACCGACGCCAGCGCGGGAAGTCCGGCGGCAGGTTGACCGGCTGCAAAGAGGACTGCGGTATTCAAGCAAAGCACCGCTGCAAAACCCGTCCATAAACCGAACGTCCGCATTCTCATGCCGTGATGCTCCTTTCTGCCTGTTAGCCCTGCAGGTTGTTCAGTTCCTTCTCAATCTCTTCGAGCGAGTGCCCCTCCAGCTCCCGCAGAAGCCGTTCCACTTCGTCCTGGTCTTCCTCCTGTCCTGCAGGCGACGGCTGCTCCGGCGGCGAAGCCGGTGCTCCCTGCGTTTGCTCCTGTACCGGCGGCTGCACCGCCTGCGCTTCCGCATGGAGCTGCGGATTCCCGTTTTCCGCCGGAGCGGCGGCAAGGGCCTCGTTCACCTGCTTTACCAGGCCCGCGATCGTCGGCTCGTCGAACATGTTCTCCAGCTGCAGCTCGATATTGTAGTGGCTGCGCAGGCGGGAGAACAGCTGGATGGCGAGCAGCGAGTTGCCGCCGAGTCCGAAGAAGTCGTCGTCCGGGCCGATCGGGTGAATACCGAACAGCTCTCCCAGATCGCGGTCACTTCCTCCTCGACGGACCGGGGCACCGGACTGGACGGTGCGCTTCCCTGCTCAGGGGCGGCTGCGGTATCACCCGCTTCGGCCGAGGCCTGCAGCGCCGATGCCGCTGCAAGGCCCGGCATCCGGTCTTCCGCGAGCTCCCTGCGTGCGGCCGCTGCGGCCTGTGCCGGCGGGCTCCCCAGCAGACCGGCGAGAGCTGCCGCCTGCTCGGCCGCCTCCCACTCCCGGCGGTCGAGCCGGACGGCTGTCACGGCTAGTCCGCTGCGGAGATGCAGCCCTTCGGCCAAGGCGCCGAGCTGTGCCTCCGCACGGCGCGGGGATTCCTCCTGCGCAGAGATCACGGCAGGCCGTTCGCTGACGCACAAGGTAAACGACGGGGCGTAGGCCTCAAGGAACGGCAGAAGCGACAGCAGCCCGGAGTACGCTTCTTCGGCAGAGGCCGGCCCGATGACCAGGCCGGCCGCCGGGCCGAAGCGCGAAGCCGCCCGCCGTACGGCCTCGGCCAGCGCTTCCGGCGAGCCTGAAGCCGTGGGCTCCAGCGCCAGAGCCGCCCCCCTTGCAGCGAGCCGGGCAGCCGCATCTGCAGAATCTCCTGCTTCGGCAGCCGGTGCCGGCTCCGGGGTCTCCGCTGCTGCAGCAGCCTCGGGACCGTTCCCGATCCCCGGCAGCGCAGACTCCTCAAGCGGATAGTCCGCCGGTACCAGGAAGACGAACTGCCGGTATCCCCGGTCCGCCAGGCGCTCGGCCAACTGAAGCTTGAGCGCGTCGGGCGCGCCTGTGAAGACGATGGCTCCCCCATCGGCTGCCGGATCGGCCACCGCGTCCATGCCCTCTGTGCGCACCTCTTCGAGTGCCGGCACGTACCGGTGCAGTCCGCGGTAGGCTGCTTCCGCTTCCGGCAGACCCTCCGCCAGAAGCTCATCCGCCCAGCGCGATGCCATCCGGGCCGCAGCGGCGTCTTCTGTCGGCGCCTGTACGTCTAGGCGGCGGAATTCCGCTTCCGGCAGGCGCTCCGCCCAGTCGCGGGCGGCCGCAAGGACTGCGGCACGATCCGCTTCAGGGATCTCGGCCCCCGAAGCGTTCACCGCGCCCGCGGTCACAACACTCACGCGGGGGATGCCGGCTGGCGCCTGGCTGCGCAGCGCCTCGCCCAGCGCTTCCAGCCGCGCTGCATCCGGTGCGGTTCCCTCTGCGGCAAAGACGATCCGGGCAGGCAGGCCGCCGGTGTCCGCCGTATAGCGCTGCAGCACCTGCGCCGGTTCGGTCCCGTCAGTGGAGAACAGGGTCACCCCGCGCTTGCCGAGCGCATCCCCGATCAGCCGCACGAGCGTTCCCTGCGGGCTGCCCAGCAGCAGCCAGGAGCCGCCGGCAGCATCTGCGGCAGGTACCGGCACGTTCGGCGTACGCTTCCATACGCCGGCAAAGATTCGCCCTTCGGCCGGCACCTCAGCGGAAGGCTGCGCTGCAGCGGCCTGCGGCAGACCGGCCGCATGCCTATCGATCCAGTAGGAGCTGCGCTCAAAAGGATACGTCGGAAGCGGAATCCGCTGGGCTCTCGCTCCGCGGTGCAGCGCCTCCCAGTCGGGGGCGGCGCCTTCGATCCACAGGCGTCCCACCGCCTGCAGCAGCACGGCGCGGTCCCCTTGGCGGTCCTTCGGATGCCGGGTCAGCGGCACCGCGACAGGACTGCCGCCATCCTGTTCATGCTGCCACACAAGACCGGTCAGCACCTGTCCCGGCCCGACCTCCACGATGAGCAGATCCGGATCGGCCAGCAGCGTCTGCACACCGTCCGAGAAACGTACCGTTCCGCGGAGATGACGCGCCCAATACTGCGGGTCCACGGCTTCCTCCGGCAGGATCGGCAACCCGGTCAGGTTCGAGAGGAACGGCTTGGAAGGCGGACGCCTCTGGGCAAGGGCCACTTCGTCAGCGAACGCTTCGAGCACCGGGTCCATCATCGCCGAGTGGAACGCATGGGACGTATGCAGCAGACGGCCTTCGATCCCTTCAGCCGCCAACCTGTCCCGCAGGGCTTCGATCTCCTCCGCCGGTCCGGCGGCCACGGCCAGCCCCGGCGCATTCACGGCGGCCAGGGAGAGACTGCCGCTCATGCGCTCCAGCAGCTGTGCCTCGGGCAGCGGTACGGACAGCATCGCCCCGGCCGGCATGCTCTGCATAAGACGGCCCCGGACCGCTACGATCCGCAGCGCGTCCTCCAGTGAGAAGACGCCGGCGAGTGCGGCTGCGGTATATTCGCCGATGCTGTGCCCGAGCATGATCTCCGGCTCGAGACCCCAGGAGATGAGCAGCTTCGCCAGTGAATATTCCACGGCGAACAGGGCCGGCTGGGTGATGGAGGTCATCTGCAGCTTCAGTGCCGCCTCTTCCCCGCCCGATTCGGGATAGATCAGCGCCCGCAGATCCGTGCCGAGCTCGGGAAGAAGCAGCTCGGCGCACAGGTCCAGCGTCTCACGGAAGAGCGGCTCGCACGCATACAGCTCCTGAGCCATGCCGACATACTGTGAGCCCTGGCCCGGGAAGACGAAGGCGAGCTTCCTGCCCCCGGCCGCCCGTCCCCTCCAGAGCTTGCGGCTGTCCGGGCTCCGCAGAATATCGAGCGCTTCGGCCGCCGTGCGGGCTGCCAGCACCGCCCTGCGGCCGAACTCCCGGCGGCCAACCTGCAGCGTGTAAGCCGCATCCCGGAGATGGGTTCCGGGGTGGCTATCGAAATAAGTCCCCAGCTGCAGAATCGCCGTGTCCAATGCCGAGTCCGTATGAGCCGAGAGGATAAGCAGCTGATCTTCTTCCGGTTCTCTCCCCGCTTCCGCCTGGTCCTCTGCGGCTTCCGGCACCGGAGCTTCCTCCAGTACCACATGAGCGTTCGTCCCGCCCATTCCGAAGGAGCTGACTCCGGCGTGCCTCGGCGATCCGTCGGGCTGGCCCCAGTCGCGAAGCTCCGTGTTCACGAAGAACGGGCTGCCCGCAAAGTCAATGTTCGGATTCGCCTCCTCAAAGTGCAGGGTGGGCGGAATTTGCTTGTGGTACAGCGACAAGGCCGCTTTGATGAGACCTGCGACGCCGGATGCGGCGCCGAGGTGCCCCATGTTCGACTTGACCGAGCCGATCGCGCAGTAATTGCGGTCATCGGTAGCGGAACGGTAGACGCGGGTCAGCGCGGAGATCTCGATCGGGTCGCCGAGCGGCGTGCCCGTGCCGTGCGCCTCGATCATGCCGACGCTGCGCGGGTCCACTTCGGCCATCGCCATCGCATCGGCGATCACCTCCGCCTGCCCGTTCACGCTCGGCGCGGTGAAGCCTACCTTATCCGCTCCGTCGTTGTTGATCGCGCTGCCCTTGATGACGGCATAGATCGTATCCCCGTCCTCGAGGGCATCCTCCAGCCTCTTCAGCACAACGACCCCTACGCCGCTGCCGAAGATCGTGCCCTTCGCCTTCGCATCGAACGGACGGCAGTGCCCGTCCGGCGTAAGAATGCCGCCCTCCTGGTAGAGATAGCCGCTCTTCTGGGGCACGACCACCGAGACACCGCCTGCGAGCGCCATGTCGCACTCGCCGCCGAGCAGATTCTGCACCGCCATATGCACGGCCACCAGCGACGTGGAGCAGGAGGTCTGGACGCTGACGCTCGGCCCCTTCAGGTTCATTTTGTAAGAGACCCGGGTCGCCAGGTAATCCTTCTCATTGCCGTGCCGCACGGTGAGCTCGCCTACCGACTCCACAAGCCCCGGCTGGGTGTACAGGTTGAACAGGTAGGAGCTTGTGAAGACGCCTGCAAAGACACCGATGCGTCCCCCGAACTTCTCGGGCGCGTACCCTGCCAGCTCCAGCGCTTCCCAGCAGTTCTCAAGGAACAGCCGGTGCTGGGGGTCAAGAATCTCCGCTTCGCGCGGGGTGAAGCCGAAGAACGAAGCGTCGAACCGGTCGATGCCCTCGAGCACCGAGCCGGCCTTGACATAATTGCGGTGGCCGAGCTGGGAAGCAGGCACCCCACTCTCCACCAGCTCCTCGTCGGAGAAAAAGGTAATGCTCTCCCTGCCCTCCTTCAGTGCCTTCCAATACGCATCGATTCCTGAGGCTCCCGGGAACCGGCAGTTCATCCCCACGATTGCAATTTCCGATCCGTTCCTTGTATCCACAGGTGCACACTCTCCTACTTGGTTGGTTTCGGTTTGTTCTTCATCCGCTGCTCCCGCCGCTGCCGCAGGGAATCCTGCCGCATGGCGGCGCGCTCGCGGTGGGTTTGCGTCTGGAGCGCCGGCTCCTCTCCCCCGGTACTCAGGTGCTTGGCAAGTGCGGACACCGTCGGATATTGGAACAGATCCACTACCGGGATGTCCCGGCCGAGTGTGTCGGTCAGCCGGCTCTTGACCTGCAGGAGCAGAAGCGAATGGCCGCCCAGGTCAAAAAAATTGTCGTCTCTGCCTACCCGCCCGGTGCCCAGCAGCTCCTTCCATACCGAGCTGATGACGGCCTCCAGCTCCGTTTCCGGTGCCGTGTAAGTGACGGACAGCGGTTCGGTGAAGGCGGCGGACGGATCGGGAAGCTTCCGGCGGTCGACCTTGCCGTTCGGGGTCAGCGGCATCCGCTCGAGCCTCACGAAGGCGCCCGGTACCATAAAGCTCGGCAGCTTCTCCTTTGCGTAGGCCCGCAGCTGCTGCGCGTCCGGAAATCCCTCTGCGCCATCCTGCGGAGCAGGCACGTAGTAGGCAGCCAGCCGCTTCTCCCCGCTTGGCGACGGTACGGCGAGTACGGCCGCTTCCCTGACCTGCGGATGCTTCATCAGAACCGACTGGATTTCGCCGAGCTCGACCCGCATGCCCCGGATTTTGATCTGGTCGTCGAGCCGGCCTGCAATGCTCAGCAGTCCGTCGGGGCGGTAGACCCCGAGATCTCCCGTATAGTACACGATATCGTCCGGGCTGCCGGTCCATGGATTCACCGCAAACCGGCTTGCCCCTTCCGTCTCTCCCAAATAGCCGAGCGAGCGGAACGGCGTCCGGATGACGATCTCGCCGGGTTCGCCGATCCCGCAGAGCCCGCCGGCTGCGTTCACCACGAGCGCCTGCGTCTGCGGGAGTGGGCTGCCGACCGGCTGGACCGAAGGCAGCTCTTCCGCAGACGGTACGACATGACAGCACTTCGCGAGCGTCGTCTCCGTCGGTCCGTACAGGTTGACAATCTGCGTCCCTTCGTGGAAGGCGGACCGCCATGCTTGGACGAGTGCCCCGGTCAGCGGCTCGCCGGCGAAGAAGACATAGCGCAGTTCGGCCAGACGGATGCCATGGGATTCGCCTGCCGACACGGTTTGGCCGCGAACTGGCAGCTGCCCCGGAACCTTCGGCATCGACCCGAGCCAGGATTGCGCCAGTGCAGGAACCGAATGCAGGAAGGTGATGCGCTCCTTGTCCATCCACGGCAGGATGCGGGAGGCGGACAGATCCGCTTCGTCTTCCGGCAGGCAGACGGCCGCCCCGCTGGTAAGCGGGAGGAAGACATCGCGAAGCACGACGTCAAAGGACCAGCCGGTGAGCTGTGCCCCCCGGTCACCCGGTCCGATCCCGAACCGCTCCCGCTGCCACACGAGGAAGTGGGACAAGCCCCGATGACGCCCGAGCACCCCTTTGGGAACGCCCGTCGTTCCCGACGTAAAGAAAATATAAGCCGGGTCGTCAGGTTCCGGTGACCCGTTTGCGCGGTGTCCCTGCGGGTACTCCCGGGTGCCGGCACTCTCCGCCTCTGCTGCGGGGAGCAATGAGCCGGTGCGCTCGTCGGCAAGCACAAGGTCTCCCCATGCCCCCCCGGTAAGCATCGCTTCATCCGCCTGTCTGCGGGGACCGACATAGAGCAGCCGCTTAGCCCCCGAGACGGCAAGCATGGCTTCCTGGCGCTCCCGGGGCAGGCTGCGGTCGACCGGCATGAGCACGCCGCCGGCGGCCAGAACGGCAAGCGCCCCGGCGATCAGTCCGGGCGACCTCGGCCCGGCCAGTGCGACCGCTTCTCCGCGGGCCAGCCCCCCCGCCATCAGCCGATCGGCCAGAGCGTTCACCGCTTCGTTCAGCTCCCGGTACGTAAGCATCCCGCCCCGGTGGACCACAGCCTCGCTGCCGGGGTAACGGCTGGCTGCCGTGTGGAACATCTGCGGCACAGACGGGTAGAACGGCTCTTCGAGCTTCGCCGCCGGCTGGGGCAGCAGGGCCGCCCCAGCTGAAGTAACGAGCGAGTAAGCCCCGGCCGCCCTCGTGCTGTCGGCCGCCAGCTGCTCCAGCAGCCCGGCATACTGACCTGCGAATTCCGTCATGCGGGCCCCGCTGAAGAGCTCCTTCTGATAGACGAATTCGAGCTCCAATCCCTCCGCCCTCTCGTGAATGTAGAGCGTCAGGGCGAACTTGGATTCGGGCTCGCCGAGCTCCAGCGCCTCCACCTTCAGGCCGGGGAAGTCCGCCTCTTCCAGCGGTGTGTTCACATGATTGATCATGACATCAAAAATCGGGTTCCGGTTCAGACTGCGTTCGGGCTGAAGCAGCTCGACCAGCTTCTCGAACGGCATATCCTGATGGGCATAGGCATCCAGGCACACCTTACGGACACGCCGCAGCAGCTCAGTGAATGCCGGCCCGCCCGACAGGTCAACGCGCAGGGCCAGCGTCCCCACGAAGCAGCCGATGAGCCGCTCCGTTTCCGTGAGGGAGCGGCCGGCGACCGGCGTGCCGACGATGACATCCTCCTGCCGGCACAGCCTGCCGAGCAGAATGCTGAATGCCGAGAGGAGCACCATGAACAGCGTGGCGCCTTCCCTCCGGCCAAGCTCCTGCAGCTTCTGCATGGTGATGGCCGGTACCTTGACGGCGGTACGTCCGCCGTGGAAGGACATCCGCTGCGGACGGGGATGATCCGCGGGCAGCTCCAGCACCGGCAGCTCGCCGCCCAGCTGCCGCATCCAATAGGCGGTCAGCTCCTCCATCGCTCTGCCGGCCAGCTTCCCGTTCTGCCAAGCGGCATAATCCGGGTACTGGACGGTCAGCTCCGGCAGATCAGCCGGCAGGCCCTGCACCGCGCAGCGGTACAGCTCGCCGAGCTCACGTACGATCACTCCAACCGACCAGCCATCGGAGACCATATGATGCATGGTGAGCAGCAGCACATGCTCTGCCGGAGAGGTCCGGAGCAGCACGGTACGCAGCAGCGGACCGCTGTGCAGGTCGAACGGACGCTTCGCTTCTTCCAGGGCGAGCCGTTCGACCTCCTTTTCCCGATCAGCTCCATCCAGCCCCTGCAGATCAATCAGTGCGAGCACTGGCTCGGCCTGCTCCAGAATATGCTGGACCGGCCTTCCGTCCTCCTCCCGGATCACGGTGCGCAGGGCTTCATGCCGCTGCACCAGACGCTGCAGGCAGCCCGCCAGCACTTGCGCATCCAGCGGTCCGCTCATCCGTACGGCGGAGTAGATGTGATACGCTGCGCTCCCCGGCTGCAGCCGGTCCAGGAACCAGAGACGCTGCTGGGCAAATGACAGCGGAAGGGCAGCCGTTCTTGGCATCCGCGGAATCTCATCCCCCAGGGTTGCCGCTGAACCGGAAGCTTCGTAGTGCGATCCATCCGTGAGGACCGAATCCAGGACAGCCGCCAGACCGGCTGCCGTCGGGTGCTCGAACAGGCTGCGCAGCGGAAGCCCGATCTTCATTTCACTCCTGATCCGCGAGAGGACTTGGGTTGCGAGAAGCGAATGGCCGCCAAGATCAAAGAAAGAATCATAAATGCCGACCCTCTGCACTTGGAGCACTTCTTCCCAGATCCGCACCAAGACCTCTTCCGTCCTGCTCCGTGGAGCAGTATAAGAACGTCCCTGCAGGCCGCGGACCTCCGGTGCCGGCAGCGCCTTGCGGTCCACCTTGCCGTTAGGGGACAAGGGCAGCCGCTCAAGCACTACGAACGCCTGAGGTACCATGTACTGCGGAAGCCTGCGTCCCAGCGCTTCCCGCCACAATGCCGCCAGCTCTGCTCCAGCCACAACCTCTCCGGCAGGCACGACGTAGGCGGCGAGCTGCCGGTCGCCCGGCCGGTCCTCGCGGGCCATCACGAATGCGTCGC containing:
- a CDS encoding type I polyketide synthase, with amino-acid sequence MDTRNGSEIAIVGMNCRFPGASGIDAYWKALKEGRESITFFSDEELVESGVPASQLGHRNYVKAGSVLEGIDRFDASFFGFTPREAEILDPQHRLFLENCWEALELAGYAPEKFGGRIGVFAGVFTSSYLFNLYTQPGLVESVGELTVRHGNEKDYLATRVSYKMNLKGPSVSVQTSCSTSLVAVHMAVQNLLGGECDMALAGGVSVVVPQKSGYLYQEGGILTPDGHCRPFDAKAKGTIFGSGVGVVVLKRLEDALEDGDTIYAVIKGSAINNDGADKVGFTAPSVNGQAEVIADAMAMAEVDPRSVGMIEAHGTGTPLGDPIEISALTRVYRSATDDRNYCAIGSVKSNMGHLGAASGVAGLIKAALSLYHKQIPPTLHFEEANPNIDFAGSPFFVNTELRDWGQPDGSPRHAGVSSFGMGGTNAHVVLEEAPVPEAAEDQAEAGREPEEDQLLILSAHTDSALDTAILQLGTYFDSHPGTHLRDAAYTLQVGRREFGRRAVLAARTAAEALDILRSPDSRKLWRGRAAGGRKLAFVFPGQGSQYVGMAQELYACEPLFRETLDLCAELLLPELGTDLRALIYPESGGEEAALKLQMTSITQPALFAVEYSLAKLLISWGLEPEIMLGHSIGEYTAAALAGVFSLEDALRIVAVRGRLMQSMPAGAMLSVPLPEAQLLERMSGSLSLAAVNAPGLAVAAGPAEEIEALRDRLAAEGIEGRLLHTSHAFHSAMMDPVLEAFADEVALAQRRPPSKPFLSNLTGLPILPEEAVDPQYWARHLRGTVRFSDGVQTLLADPDLLIVEVGPGQVLTGLVWQHEQDGGSPVAVPLTRHPKDRQGDRAVLLQAVGRLWIEGAAPDWEALHRGARAQRIPLPTYPFERSSYWIDRHAAGLPQAAAAQPSAEVPAEGRIFAGVWKRTPNVPVPAADAAGGSWLLLGSPQGTLVRLIGDALGKRGVTLFSTDGTEPAQVLQRYTADTGGLPARIVFAAEGTAPDAARLEALGEALRSQAPAGIPRVSVVTAGAVNASGAEIPEADRAAVLAAARDWAERLPEAEFRRLDVQAPTEDAAAARMASRWADELLAEGLPEAEAAYRGLHRYVPALEEVRTEGMDAVADPAADGGAIVFTGAPDALKLQLAERLADRGYRQFVFLVPADYPLEESALPGIGNGPEAAAAAETPEPAPAAEAGDSADAAARLAARGAALALEPTASGSPEALAEAVRRAASRFGPAAGLVIGPASAEEAYSGLLSLLPFLEAYAPSFTLCVSERPAVISAQEESPRRAEAQLGALAEGLHLRSGLAVTAVRLDRREWEAAEQAAALAGLLGSPPAQAAAAARRELAEDRMPGLAAASALQASAEAGDTAAAPEQGSAPSSPVPRSVEEEVTAIWESCSVFTRSARTTTSSDSAATRCSPSSCSPACAATTISSCSWRTCSTSRRSRAW
- a CDS encoding non-ribosomal peptide synthetase, producing the protein MNYVTQNTTDEAADTAFEGAVYAFGASFAQQRLWLIDQLLQDPSVYHIPAALRLRGEMKQEALERAFRRIIDRHETMRTTLREKDGTIEQVIRERLIWSLPVEDLTGIPGEIRWNRALRLAQEEAQAAFDLSSGPLFRIRLLRLDEEEHLLLVTLHHIISDGWSTGVLIRELSELYGAFVRGEPDELPELPVQYADYAHYQKDWLQGGTLEEQLAYWKEKLAGELPLLQLYTAAPRPSKPGNGGAAFSFTVSEEVGRKLKELGRQEGTTGFMTLLAAYKAWLYRYSGQEDLLVGTPAAGRDSEEIEGLIGFFVNNLVIRSQVDGKVSFRRLLRQVKAAAVEAYSHGDVPFDKVVEVVQPGRDLGVTPVFQTMFVLQPQPASVELEGMQTELVPLERTTAKFDLLLELTETEQGFNGLFEYSTDLFTEEAVGRMAAHFLQLLEGAAATPDERIGRLPMLTEPEIRQQAEEWNRTEAELAELGVHEQFEAWAARSPERTALVYNGQTVSYGELNRMANRLAHRLQALGVGPDTLVGVCLDRSPELAAGLLAVLKAGGAYVPLDPALPEERLAYMTGRAGLKALVTKSALAGGLPKQPELPVICLDEQAGIELYPDENPKNAAGPDHLMYVIFTSGSTGMPKGAGVYRKGFANLMQWYTREFGMTEADRVLLITSPSFDLTQKNIYAPLMTGGQLVLLPPGPYDAREVTGLVKEHGITLLNGTPSAFYPLLEETAPDGYEALASLRHVFLGGEPIAADKLADWTGSPACRAEDVNTYGPTECTDVTVFCRLTDRKALAGRPVPIGRPVPNTRLYILNGELGMVPAGTPGELCIAGVQVGGGYIGDAGMTAEKFVANPYGDEGTPVLYRTGDLARYLPDGTVEYLGRIDHQVKIRGYRIEPGEIEAALRECEGVGDAFVMAREDRPGDRQLAAYVVPAGEVVAGAELAALWREALGRRLPQYMVPQAFVVLERLPLSPNGKVDRKALPAPEVRGLQGRSYTAPRSRTEEVLVRIWEEVLQVQRVGIYDSFFDLGGHSLLATQVLSRIRSEMKIGLPLRSLFEHPTAAGLAAVLDSVLTDGSHYEASGSAATLGDEIPRMPRTAALPLSFAQQRLWFLDRLQPGSAAYHIYSAVRMSGPLDAQVLAGCLQRLVQRHEALRTVIREEDGRPVQHILEQAEPVLALIDLQGLDGADREKEVERLALEEAKRPFDLHSGPLLRTVLLRTSPAEHVLLLTMHHMVSDGWSVGVIVRELGELYRCAVQGLPADLPELTVQYPDYAAWQNGKLAGRAMEELTAYWMRQLGGELPVLELPADHPRPQRMSFHGGRTAVKVPAITMQKLQELGRREGATLFMVLLSAFSILLGRLCRQEDVIVGTPVAGRSLTETERLIGCFVGTLALRVDLSGGPAFTELLRRVRKVCLDAYAHQDMPFEKLVELLQPERSLNRNPIFDVMINHVNTPLEEADFPGLKVEALELGEPESKFALTLYIHERAEGLELEFVYQKELFSGARMTEFAGQYAGLLEQLAADSTRAAGAYSLVTSAGAALLPQPAAKLEEPFYPSVPQMFHTAASRYPGSEAVVHRGGMLTYRELNEAVNALADRLMAGGLARGEAVALAGPRSPGLIAGALAVLAAGGVLMPVDRSLPRERQEAMLAVSGAKRLLYVGPRRQADEAMLTGGAWGDLVLADERTGSLLPAAEAESAGTREYPQGHRANGSPEPDDPAYIFFTSGTTGVPKGVLGRHRGLSHFLVWQRERFGIGPGDRGAQLTGWSFDVVLRDVFLPLTSGAAVCLPEDEADLSASRILPWMDKERITFLHSVPALAQSWLGSMPKVPGQLPVRGQTVSAGESHGIRLAELRYVFFAGEPLTGALVQAWRSAFHEGTQIVNLYGPTETTLAKCCHVVPSAEELPSVQPVGSPLPQTQALVVNAAGGLCGIGEPGEIVIRTPFRSLGYLGETEGASRFAVNPWTGSPDDIVYYTGDLGVYRPDGLLSIAGRLDDQIKIRGMRVELGEIQSVLMKHPQVREAAVLAVPSPSGEKRLAAYYVPAPQDGAEGFPDAQQLRAYAKEKLPSFMVPGAFVRLERMPLTPNGKVDRRKLPDPSAAFTEPLSVTYTAPETELEAVISSVWKELLGTGRVGRDDNFFDLGGHSLLLLQVKSRLTDTLGRDIPVVDLFQYPTVSALAKHLSTGGEEPALQTQTHRERAAMRQDSLRQRREQRMKNKPKPTK